In Rhodoferax sediminis, the sequence TTTCGCCGATCGTGACAGCTACGAGCTGACCTTCGAGGAGTCCATCCCGGCGGCACGCGCTACGATTCGCCCATTGCCGTCAAATACTTCTCGTTCGATCGCTGTATTTCGCTGCACCGCGTGCGCCCGGCTGGTGCTGCGCTACACGCAATTCGGTGGCTAATACGTTGACCCCCGTGGGCGCGTCGTCGACCCCGCATTGGTACTGGTGGACCAATGAGCTTTCTATCGAGGAAGACGGCATTTCGTCATTCCCGCGCCGGCATGGCGTCCTTTACCCAGCGGCGATAATGCGCTCGCTGCCCTGAAGGTCTTCCTGCACGGCAGCCAACTGGCATCCCGAGGCACCTTGACATGCCCCGGTGGCGTCGTTTTTTCTCATCCGGAGATCTTTTCATGACCACCGTGCGCCGTACTTTTCTGAAAAATACCGCTGCAGCCTTTGTGGCTGCTGCACTACCCGCTATTAATTTTGCACAGGGCGGCCCGGCCGCCGATGCCGCGGCGCGCCGCTTCGCGCCCCGGCCTGGCGACTGGCACACCTTCGATGTGACCACGCGGGTCGATATTCTGCTGCCGCAAGGCGCCACCCGCGTCTGGCTGCCCATCCCGTGCATCGACAGCGACTACCAGCGCTCGCTGGAGAGCAGCTTTTTCAGCAACGGCAAAACGCAACGCATGGCCGATGGCCGCTCCGGCGCGCAAATGCTCTACGCCGAGTTCGCTGCGAGCGAGGTCAACCCCTTCGTGGAGCTGACCAGCCGCGTGCAGACGCAAAGCCGCGCCGTGGACTGGTCGGCTCGCCAAAGCGCGCGCGAGGATGCCGATACGCTCCAGCACTGGACGCAGCCCACGGCCCTGATACCCACCGACGGGATTGTGAACAAGACCGCGCTTGAGGCGACCCGGGGCGCCCACACCGACGTGGAGAAAGTCCGCAAGATCTATGACTGGATCGTGGCCAACACCTACCGCGAGCCCAAGGTGCGCGGCTGCGGCGAGGGCGACATCAAGACCATGCTCGAGACCGGCAACCTGGGCGGCAAGTGCGCCGACCTGAACGCGCTGTTCGTCGGCCTGAGCCGCGCGGTGGGCGTGCCGGCGCGTGACCTGTACGGCGTGCGGCTGGCGCCCTCCAGCTTCGGCTACAAGGCGCTTGGGGCCAACCCGGCCGGCCTGCAGCGCGCGCAGCACTGCCGCTCCGAGGTGTTCCTGAAGGGCCATGGCTGGGTCGCGATGGACCCGGCCGATGTCGCCAAGGTCATGCGCGAGGAGACGCCGCAGTGGATCAAGAGCACCCGGGGCGGCGTGGTGGCGCCCGTCAACCGGGCACTGTTCGGCGGTTGGGAAGGCAACTGGATGGCCTACAACAGCGCGGCGGACGTGGTGCTGCCCCACTCGAGCGGCGACAAGCTCGGCTTCTTCATGTACCCCGCAGCCGAAAACGCCGGCGGACGACTGGACCCGTATTCACCCGACGATTTCAGGTACCAGATCACGGCCAAAGAGGTCCAGGCCTGAGGTTGCGGCAACGCATCGTCTGACGCATCCGGGGCGCGGCGCCACCGGCACGCCTAGCCGATCAGCCCCGACACCGCCGCAAAGACGCCAAAGACGCTGGTGACTACGATCAATGCACCGGCAACCCATGCGTACCAGCCGTTCAGTCGATGTGGGCCTGTCAACGCCCTGCGCGCCAGCAGGAACAGGAAGCCGAGGACGACGGGCAGCAACAGCGCATTCATGACCTGAACGGCCACCGAGAGCTTGACGAGATCCGCGCCGGATGTCACCAGCACGCCGCCGGCGACGAGGACCAGGCTGAAGACGCCGTAGAACCAGGGCGCCTCGCGGGGGTTGTGCTCAAGGGAGCGTTTGTAGCCGGCGACCTCTCCCAGGCCCCAGGCGGCCGTCAGGCACACCACCACGGTGGCGACCAGCGCCGCACCGGCAAGGCCCATGGCGAAGACGATCCGGCCGACCGAGTAGCCGAGCGTCGGCGTCAGGGCATCGGCGATTTGCGAAACGTTATCCAGTTTCACGGTAGTCCCGCTGCCGCCACTGAGCACGGCGCCGGTGGTGATCAGCACGGCCGCCATGATGAGCTGGGTGATCAGCGCACCGATCGCCGTGTCGATGCGTGCGGCCTTCAGGTCGCCCAGGCCCAGACCCTTGTCGACGACGGCCGATTGTTGATAAAAAACCATCCACGGCATGATCACCGCGCCGATGTTGGCGGCGGCGAGATAGAGGTACTGGGGGTCGGCGAGCGGGACCGCGAAAAACTGCGCCGCCACTTCATGAATGTCCGGCGCAGAGCGCCATGCCACGAATACGAACGCGAGCTCGAACAGCCCGAACGCGATCGCCACCCGCTCCACCGAGTGGTAGGAGCCCGTCCACACCATGAAAATGATCCCGGCGATCGTGACGACAATGGCCGGGACCACCGGAACGCCGAAGAGTTGCGCCAGCCCGGCGATGCCGCTGAGCTGGGTCAGCAGCGCGCCCACGCAGGCCACGCACAGGGTTCCGACCGACAGCCAGGCCCAGCCGCGGCCGAATGTTTCGCGGATCAGCTCACCGTGCCCTCGCTGGGTCGCCAGACCCAGGCGAACGGTCAGTTCCTGCACCACAAACAGGATCGGGATCAGCACCAGCTGCAGGATCAACAGCTTGTAGCCCCATTGCGCGCCGCTCTGGGCTGCGGTGATGATGCTGCCGGCGTCCGTGTCGGCCAGCATGACCACCAGGCCAGGGCCGAGTACCGCCAGGAACTTGCCGCGGGAGATCGCGGGCCGGGCTCGCTGGGTGGGAGACGGGATGGGGAGCGGCGTGGACATGGGTGACTTCGCAAATGAGAATCAATCTCATTGTAACGCTCCCTTCGATGGGGGCTTCAATGCGGCTTCGATGCAGCCTATTCCGTCGTACCGGGATGGCCCAGGCTCAAGCGGTACGCACTCTTGAAGCGCCTGGCCTGCCCCGTGACGGGGTCAAGGAAGGCGATGGAGCGGGCCAGCAGTTGCAGCGGCCGGCTGAAGTCGTCGTCGGCCACATCGACGAGGCTGGGGTAGAAGCGGTCGTTGACAATGGGAATTCCCAGCGCCGCCATGTGCACGCGCAACTGGTGCTTGCGCCCGGTCGTGGGCTCCAGCCGGTAACGCGACAGCGCGCCATTGATTTCGAGCACGTCGATCCGGGTTTCGGCGTTGGGGGCGCCCGCCGCTTCGCACAGCCGGAAAAAAGGCGCGCCCGCGACGATCCGGCTGTGGCGCACACACGGAAACGTCAAACCGGCACGCCAGGGCGCGATCGCTTCGTATTGCTTGGCGACCTCGTGCCGCCGGAACAGGGCGTGGTAGGCGTCGCGCGTGGCGCTCTGGATCGAGAACACCACCACGCCGGCCGTGTCCAGGTCGATCCGGTGGATCGGCTGCAGCGTGTCGATGCCGAGTTTGCGTTTCAGGCGCACCAGCAGGGTCTCCTGCAGGTAGCGGCCGGACGGCGTCACCGGCAAAAAGTGCGGCTTGTCGACCACGACCAGGTGCTCGTCCTGGTACAGCACGACCTCATCGAACGGGATGCGCGGCTCCTGGACCAGGTCGCGGTAGTAATACACCCGCAGGTGGCCCTGATAGGCGCGAGCGGGCGTGACCGGCACGCCATGCTCGTCCACCACATGGCCTTCGTGCATGCGCTGCAGCCACACGGCTCGGTCGATCGCCGGGAAGCGCTGCACCAGAAAATCCGTGATGGTGGGCCAGTCGCCCGCGGGCAGGCCGACGCAGCTCGGGCCGACGCCGTTGCGGGTCGGCGGCAGGGCGTGCCTGGGCGTGCTCACTGGAGTACCTTCGTGCTGCGCACTGCGGTGCGAGCTTGCTTGGGAGCGGCCCGGCGCGGCGCTCACACCCGCTCGAACACCACGTCCCACACGCCGTGGCCCAGCTTGAGGCCGCGGTTCTCGAACTTGGTCAGCGGGCGGTAGTCGGGCTTGGGCGCAAAGCCGTCGCCCGCTGCATCGGCGGTGTTGCGCAGCAGTGGCTCAGTGCTCAGCACCTGCAGGATTTGCTCGGCATAGGGCTGCCAGTCGGTGGCGCAATGCAGGTAGCCGCCGGGTTTCAGGCGCGCGGCGAGCCTGGCCACCAGCGGCGCCTGGATCAGGCGCCGCTTGTTGTGCTTCTTCTTGTGCCACGGGTCAGGAAAGAAGATGTGGATGCCAGCCAGGCCGTGCAGCGGCAGCATGTGGTCGATGACTTCGACCGCGTCATGCGCGAGGATGCGGATGTTGGCGAGGTTCTGCTCATCGATGCGCTTGAGCAGGGCGCCGACGCCGGGCGGGTGCACTTCGCAGCACAGGAAGTTGTTCTCAGGCATCAGCGCCGCGATGTGCGCGGTGGCCTCGCCCATGCCGAAGCCGATCTCGAGGATGGTCGGTGCGCTGCGGCCAAAGGTTGCTGCCAAATCGATCGCATGCCCGGAATACGGCAGCACAAACTTCGGCCCCAGATCTTCGAGAGCCTTGGCCTGGCCGGTGGTGGTGCGGCCGGCGCGGCGCACAAAGCTGCGAATGCTTTTGGGGTGGGCCACGCCAGGCGGTGCGGCGGGAGCGGAGGAGGGGGCAGGGGCGGCGGTCATGAGGAGTCTGGATTGTAGAGATGCCGCCAGGCGCCTGCCCACACGGCCAGTGCCTCGGCCACCGTGCCTGTGTACTGCGGCAAGCCCAGCACGGCCGCGGCCGCCGCCAGCGCGTTGAAGGCGCCTGCTGCGCTGGCGGTATCGAATGCCTGCGCACCGTTTTGCTTGGAGAGCTTTTCACCATTCGCCGCGCAGACCAGCGGCGTGTGCAGGTAGGCCGGTGGGGGCAGTTGCAGGGCGCGCTGCAGCAGGATCTGGCGCGGCGTGTTGTCCGCCAGGTCCACGCCGCGCACTACGTGGGTGATGCCCTGCGCGGCATCGTCCACCACCACGGCCAGTTGGTAGGCCCAGAGTCCGTCGGCGCGTTTGAGCACGAAGTCGCCGACCTCGGCGGCCACGTTTTGCTGCTGCGCGCCGAGCCGGCGATCAATCCAGGTAACGATGGGGCCTGCTATCGAAGGTGTAGCTGATTGCGTAGGTCCAGTAAGGGCTACAGGCACTTTTTCTTCAAACTTCTCCGTGAGGAAGCGCCACGCGCGTGCGCGCCGGCCCTGCAAGCCGTGGCGGCAGGTGCCGGGGTAGACCAGCTCGGCGTGGCGCGGGCGTTCGACCCCCAGGGCGGCCAGCGCGTCCTCGATGTCCTTGCGCGAGCAGGCACAGGGGTAGGCGCGGCCCTCGGCGACCAGCGTATCCAGCGCGCGCTGGTACAAGGCTCCGCGCCGCGACTGGACCAGCGGCGGCGCATCGGGCAGCAAACCGCAAGCCGCGAGTTGCGCCAGGATGATGTGCTCCGCGCCGGCGACGCAGCGCGGCGTGTCCACGTCCTCGATGCGCACCAGCCACTGGCCGCCGTGCGCGCGCGCATCGAGCCAGCTGGCCAGTGCGGCGACCAGAGAGCCCGCGTGCAGCGGCCCGGTTGGCGACGGCGCGAACCTGCCGATGTAGGCCGTCATGCCAGCGCCCCGCTTCACGCCATGGCGAGCGCCAGCTCCAGCCCCGAGACAAACGCGTCTTCCACGCGGTGGCCGATCAGGTAGTCGCCGCACAGCCCCAGGCGCGCCTTGGCGTCCCACACGTGGGTCTTGCCCAGCGGCTTGAGGGTCTGGGCATCGCGCCAGCGGTGCACCTCGGCATGGGCCGGTTCGGTGCGGATGCCGGTGACCTCGGCAAACGCCTTGAGCAGCTTGGCCTGCACGCGCGGGGCGTCGTCTTCCAGGTGTTCGTGCGACCAGGCGTCGCTGGCCTGCACGGTCCAGCGCTCGATGGCGCCGCGTCCCGGCTTGGACGACTCGCGCGCCAGCCAGGCGATGCGGTGGTGCGTGCTGCGCGCCGCGTTCCACTGCGGGCCCAGATGCGTCAGCGTGGGCTGCACCGCCTGCGGAAACGCCAGCATCAGCGTCCAGCAGGGAGCGACCCGCACCGCGCTGATCTGCTTCGCCAATTGCGCGCCCTGCCTTGAATTTTGCAGCAGCTCCTGCGCCTGCGCCGAGGGGGTGGCCAATACCACGGCGTCAAAACCCGAAAACACGTGCTGCGAATCCTCGGCGCCGCTGGTGCGCAACTGCCAGTGCTGCGCGCTGATCGGGTCGGGCTCGATGCGCGTGACCCGAGTCTGCAGCTCCACGCCGCCAGCCTCGTGCAGCGGCTGCGCCCACTGGGTCGGCAGCGTGTTCATGGCGGGTGCCGGCACCCAGTGCGGCTCGCGCGCGGGCAAGCCGGCGGCGGTCACGCGGCCGTAGGTGTCGAGCACGCGCACGGTGTTTGCGCTCCATGGCTTGCAGGCGCCGGGCGTGGTGGCCAGCGCCTGGGCAAAGCGCGCATCGCGCACGGTGAAGTACTGCGTGCCGTGATCGAAGGTGCCGAACGGCGTGTTGTGCGTGGCCATGCGCCCGCCCACGTCCTGGTTCTTGTCGAACACCGTCACGCGATGCCCGGCTTGCACCAGCGTGCGGGCACAGGCGATGCCGGCCATGCCGGCGCCGATCACGGCGATGTGGCGGGGAAGCGCCGGTTGAGCAGACGGGGCACGGGGAGGTTTTGTCATCTTTGCACTTTGTGGGGTTGGCATGAGCGCACTCTACACGCAGTGGCAAGCGTGGAGTTTCTAAAACCCATGTTGTCGCTCCAGCAGGGCGGTGCGGGTGGCCGGGCTCTCGAGTTGCGCCAGCCACCATTGCAGCGCCCGCCCCTGGGGGGTGCGGGTGGCCGTGCGCCAGGCATAGCTGAAGCGCACCAGCCGGGCCGGTCGCTCGACCTGCCGCGCCACCAGGCGGCCAGTCTCGAGGTAGGGGCGCGCCAGCGGCGCGGGCAGAAAGCCGCAGCCGAGGCCGCGCACCTGGGCCTCCAGCTTGGCCGGCATGCCGGGCACGGTCAAGACTTCCTGTCCGCCGAGCAGCCCGAAGGTCAGGCCGCCGCCGCGCTGCACCGAGTCGGCTACGGCCACGGCGCGGTGCCGGCGGATCAACTCGTCGCTCAAGGGCTCGGGAGCGCTGGCCAGCGCATGGTGCGGCGCCACGGCAAAGACAAAGTGAAGCTGGCCCAGCGGTTTGCTGTGCACGCCCATGCTGGTGGCGGGCTCCATGGCCACGCCGATGGCCAGGTCGGCCTGACCCGAGGTCAGCGCCTGCAGCGTGCCCGACAGCGCCTCCTCGCGCAGCTTGACCGCGGTCGGCGGGCCCAGTGCAAAAAAGGCCTCGCACAACTCCATCATGGTGGTGTGCGAGATCACGCTGTCCACCGCCAGCGTGAGCTGCGGCTCCCAGCCGGTGGCCACGCGCTTGACGCGGTTCGCCACCGCGTCGATCTCGCCCAAGAGGCGCGCGCCCTCCACCAGCAGCTCGCGGCCGGCTGCGGTCAGCCTGGCCTGGCGCGAGCTGCGGTCGAACAGCAGCACGTCGAGCGCATCCTCGATCTGGCGCACGCGGTAGGTCAGCGCGCTCGGCACCAGGCCGAGCGCACGCGCCGCCGCGGCAAAGCTGCCGGCAGCGGCAATCGCCTGCAGCATGGCGAGCGCATCGGGTGTCAGCGCGTCACGGGGAGTTTGCATGGAATGCGGCTTTAGATTCAAATAATTTGAATGATGCCATCAAACGCCATGCATGGTATTCGCGGTCGCAGCGAC encodes:
- a CDS encoding pseudouridine synthase; translated protein: MSTPRHALPPTRNGVGPSCVGLPAGDWPTITDFLVQRFPAIDRAVWLQRMHEGHVVDEHGVPVTPARAYQGHLRVYYYRDLVQEPRIPFDEVVLYQDEHLVVVDKPHFLPVTPSGRYLQETLLVRLKRKLGIDTLQPIHRIDLDTAGVVVFSIQSATRDAYHALFRRHEVAKQYEAIAPWRAGLTFPCVRHSRIVAGAPFFRLCEAAGAPNAETRIDVLEINGALSRYRLEPTTGRKHQLRVHMAALGIPIVNDRFYPSLVDVADDDFSRPLQLLARSIAFLDPVTGQARRFKSAYRLSLGHPGTTE
- the trmB gene encoding tRNA (guanosine(46)-N7)-methyltransferase TrmB, which produces MTAAPAPSSAPAAPPGVAHPKSIRSFVRRAGRTTTGQAKALEDLGPKFVLPYSGHAIDLAATFGRSAPTILEIGFGMGEATAHIAALMPENNFLCCEVHPPGVGALLKRIDEQNLANIRILAHDAVEVIDHMLPLHGLAGIHIFFPDPWHKKKHNKRRLIQAPLVARLAARLKPGGYLHCATDWQPYAEQILQVLSTEPLLRNTADAAGDGFAPKPDYRPLTKFENRGLKLGHGVWDVVFERV
- a CDS encoding Nramp family divalent metal transporter, whose translation is MSTPLPIPSPTQRARPAISRGKFLAVLGPGLVVMLADTDAGSIITAAQSGAQWGYKLLILQLVLIPILFVVQELTVRLGLATQRGHGELIRETFGRGWAWLSVGTLCVACVGALLTQLSGIAGLAQLFGVPVVPAIVVTIAGIIFMVWTGSYHSVERVAIAFGLFELAFVFVAWRSAPDIHEVAAQFFAVPLADPQYLYLAAANIGAVIMPWMVFYQQSAVVDKGLGLGDLKAARIDTAIGALITQLIMAAVLITTGAVLSGGSGTTVKLDNVSQIADALTPTLGYSVGRIVFAMGLAGAALVATVVVCLTAAWGLGEVAGYKRSLEHNPREAPWFYGVFSLVLVAGGVLVTSGADLVKLSVAVQVMNALLLPVVLGFLFLLARRALTGPHRLNGWYAWVAGALIVVTSVFGVFAAVSGLIG
- a CDS encoding transglutaminase-like domain-containing protein, whose amino-acid sequence is MTTVRRTFLKNTAAAFVAAALPAINFAQGGPAADAAARRFAPRPGDWHTFDVTTRVDILLPQGATRVWLPIPCIDSDYQRSLESSFFSNGKTQRMADGRSGAQMLYAEFAASEVNPFVELTSRVQTQSRAVDWSARQSAREDADTLQHWTQPTALIPTDGIVNKTALEATRGAHTDVEKVRKIYDWIVANTYREPKVRGCGEGDIKTMLETGNLGGKCADLNALFVGLSRAVGVPARDLYGVRLAPSSFGYKALGANPAGLQRAQHCRSEVFLKGHGWVAMDPADVAKVMREETPQWIKSTRGGVVAPVNRALFGGWEGNWMAYNSAADVVLPHSSGDKLGFFMYPAAENAGGRLDPYSPDDFRYQITAKEVQA
- a CDS encoding NAD(P)/FAD-dependent oxidoreductase gives rise to the protein MTKPPRAPSAQPALPRHIAVIGAGMAGIACARTLVQAGHRVTVFDKNQDVGGRMATHNTPFGTFDHGTQYFTVRDARFAQALATTPGACKPWSANTVRVLDTYGRVTAAGLPAREPHWVPAPAMNTLPTQWAQPLHEAGGVELQTRVTRIEPDPISAQHWQLRTSGAEDSQHVFSGFDAVVLATPSAQAQELLQNSRQGAQLAKQISAVRVAPCWTLMLAFPQAVQPTLTHLGPQWNAARSTHHRIAWLARESSKPGRGAIERWTVQASDAWSHEHLEDDAPRVQAKLLKAFAEVTGIRTEPAHAEVHRWRDAQTLKPLGKTHVWDAKARLGLCGDYLIGHRVEDAFVSGLELALAMA
- a CDS encoding LysR family transcriptional regulator, with the translated sequence MQTPRDALTPDALAMLQAIAAAGSFAAAARALGLVPSALTYRVRQIEDALDVLLFDRSSRQARLTAAGRELLVEGARLLGEIDAVANRVKRVATGWEPQLTLAVDSVISHTTMMELCEAFFALGPPTAVKLREEALSGTLQALTSGQADLAIGVAMEPATSMGVHSKPLGQLHFVFAVAPHHALASAPEPLSDELIRRHRAVAVADSVQRGGGLTFGLLGGQEVLTVPGMPAKLEAQVRGLGCGFLPAPLARPYLETGRLVARQVERPARLVRFSYAWRTATRTPQGRALQWWLAQLESPATRTALLERQHGF
- the gluQRS gene encoding tRNA glutamyl-Q(34) synthetase GluQRS is translated as MTAYIGRFAPSPTGPLHAGSLVAALASWLDARAHGGQWLVRIEDVDTPRCVAGAEHIILAQLAACGLLPDAPPLVQSRRGALYQRALDTLVAEGRAYPCACSRKDIEDALAALGVERPRHAELVYPGTCRHGLQGRRARAWRFLTEKFEEKVPVALTGPTQSATPSIAGPIVTWIDRRLGAQQQNVAAEVGDFVLKRADGLWAYQLAVVVDDAAQGITHVVRGVDLADNTPRQILLQRALQLPPPAYLHTPLVCAANGEKLSKQNGAQAFDTASAAGAFNALAAAAAVLGLPQYTGTVAEALAVWAGAWRHLYNPDSS